The following proteins are encoded in a genomic region of Chitinophagales bacterium:
- a CDS encoding T9SS type A sorting domain-containing protein: MVAKKLVFILCLFLNVVYRAAPTQEEVVERLYYTCKVWGYLKYHHSNITAFNSNYPPVDWDDALIASLDGIMNATSHASFHDSLNILVNKAGSFLPFIDYWGFRGDSFSTKDFSWFQDPFISSICKSKLEETKSQFKNQAIGYFYFSPFTPFIRFDKKFYNDSNPNERLRLLALFRYWNLIEYTYQYKPLLNPSWNQTLKQYITEILEAKSHLQYILIMKRLTTAINDSKALFEQPDFNRFVGDAYLPFKFRYIEGKTILINKPDSISKLQIGDELVMIEEQPINMLREYYRTYTIGANAAANERNIDEYLSRGNAGFTYLTFKDDKGQSVYIQANRTKDNWIYNLNIPITRPIYDTNLIDGCTFGIIDYRNIQRRDLNTENLERIWHKDAWIIDLRGSTYTGVEDFLIHYIFNDYKEYYFYRIPNLSIPGEFFSEKVYYDGYTKPPRPRFNGKIILLVDEYTKGRAEYDAMSLLVRENVMVTGSTTDGSGSNKLAHVYLPGNIYTTYTFEGAQNKAKKSYYSIGVPIDSFKRPSISDIRLGKDVVLEAALKCENAKLNISKDNILSFNLFPNPASDRIRIVIPLNLKLEYNIYNTIGKIIKQGKLANEESEIFVENLPRGLYIFQAGNFQSKFIKE; encoded by the coding sequence ATGGTGGCTAAGAAATTGGTTTTTATTTTATGCCTGTTTTTGAATGTGGTATATAGAGCAGCACCTACTCAGGAAGAGGTTGTCGAAAGGCTATATTATACCTGTAAAGTTTGGGGATATCTAAAATATCATCATAGCAATATAACGGCGTTTAATTCTAATTATCCCCCTGTGGATTGGGATGATGCCTTAATAGCTAGTTTGGATGGCATCATGAATGCGACATCTCATGCTAGCTTTCACGATTCATTAAATATTTTAGTAAACAAAGCGGGAAGTTTTCTGCCGTTTATTGATTATTGGGGATTCCGAGGAGATTCCTTTAGTACAAAAGATTTTAGCTGGTTTCAAGATCCTTTTATATCTAGCATCTGTAAATCAAAGCTAGAAGAAACTAAAAGTCAATTTAAAAATCAAGCTATAGGTTATTTCTACTTTAGTCCATTTACTCCCTTTATAAGATTCGATAAAAAATTTTATAATGATTCTAATCCAAATGAAAGATTGCGGCTGCTAGCTCTTTTTCGTTATTGGAATTTGATAGAATATACCTATCAATACAAGCCTTTATTGAATCCTAGCTGGAATCAAACATTGAAGCAATATATAACAGAAATATTAGAAGCTAAATCACATTTACAATATATACTGATAATGAAAAGGCTCACCACTGCTATTAACGACTCTAAAGCTCTTTTCGAGCAACCTGATTTTAATAGATTTGTTGGAGATGCCTATTTACCTTTTAAGTTTCGGTATATAGAAGGGAAAACTATACTCATCAATAAGCCAGATTCCATAAGTAAATTACAAATCGGGGATGAGTTAGTGATGATTGAAGAGCAACCAATAAACATGCTACGGGAGTATTATAGGACCTACACAATAGGTGCTAATGCTGCAGCCAATGAACGAAATATCGATGAGTATTTAAGTCGTGGAAATGCAGGATTTACCTATTTAACTTTTAAAGATGATAAGGGTCAAAGCGTCTATATCCAAGCTAATAGAACAAAGGATAATTGGATTTATAATCTTAATATTCCAATTACAAGACCCATTTATGACACCAACTTGATAGATGGTTGTACATTTGGAATAATAGATTATAGAAACATACAAAGAAGAGATTTAAATACTGAAAATTTAGAAAGAATTTGGCATAAAGATGCTTGGATAATAGATTTGAGAGGCAGTACATATACAGGTGTTGAAGATTTTTTGATTCATTATATTTTTAACGACTACAAAGAATATTACTTTTATCGAATACCTAATTTAAGTATACCAGGTGAATTCTTTTCAGAAAAAGTGTATTATGATGGTTATACTAAACCACCTAGACCACGATTTAATGGAAAAATAATTCTACTGGTGGACGAATATACTAAAGGAAGAGCAGAGTATGATGCTATGAGCTTATTGGTACGGGAGAATGTCATGGTCACAGGAAGTACGACTGATGGCTCAGGTTCCAATAAACTTGCACATGTATATCTGCCTGGAAATATTTATACTACCTACACCTTTGAAGGAGCACAGAACAAAGCAAAAAAATCATATTATAGTATTGGAGTACCGATCGATAGTTTTAAAAGGCCTAGTATAAGTGATATACGATTGGGAAAAGATGTCGTATTGGAGGCTGCATTGAAATGCGAAAATGCAAAACTGAATATTAGCAAGGATAATATCTTAAGTTTTAATTTGTTCCCTAATCCTGCAAGCGATAGAATTAGAATAGTGATACCGCTGAATCTTAAACTTGAATATAATATTTACAACACTATAGGTAAAATAATAAAACAAGGTAAATTGGCAAATGAAGAATCTGAAATATTTGTAGAAAATTTACCTAGAGGACTGTATATCTTTCAAGCTGGAAATTTTCAAAGTAAGTTTATAAAGGAATAG